From the genome of Ziziphus jujuba cultivar Dongzao chromosome 6, ASM3175591v1, one region includes:
- the LOC107429870 gene encoding BTB/POZ domain-containing protein At5g41330 — protein sequence MPPFALSASSSSSPCGLQQNNKAESNIVTVDVGGQLFQTTKQTLSIAGPNSLFARVSEIPNSTTQFTAPFIDRDPELFSILLSLLRTGNLPSKAKAIDLQDLIFESQFYGIESLLVNSLSNPSQFEAFNLEKSKILSLNGRDSPSAIATTPFGSVHVVHGSKITSFDWSLRKKSTILTQFTAVDSLLAISPSVAAAGATDFSGLQILDLESGFVRETLNWENVTRSSSTVQAIGSSPECLFASFESGRRNSNSIMVYDLQTLYPITEIGHSEIYGAELDSAIPATKLNWVSGSNLLMASGSHSGPSGVLGNIKFWDIRSGNVVWELKEKIDCFSDVTVSDSLSTIFKVGVNSGEVFFADLRNIGSENPWVCLGDGRKMASGKKEGIGCKIECHGNQVFCSKGGNIELWSEVPMRSIKSTGDGSEERIFRKNIMGKVKDMGGSRITNLAFGGNKMCVTRKGQQNVEIWQSSIRGF from the coding sequence ATGCCGCCTTTTGCCCtttcagcttcttcttcttcttccccatgTGGGTTGCAGCAGAACAACAAAGCGGAATCGAACATAGTCACCGTTGATGTAGGAGGCCAGCTTTTCCAGACAACCAAACAGACCTTATCAATTGCGGGTCCCAATTCACTCTTCGCTAGGGTTTCCGAAATTCCCAATTCGACGACCCAGTTCACCGCTCCGTTTATCGATCGAGACCCTGAATTGTTTTCCATCCTCCTTTCGCTTCTCAGAACCGGTAATCTTCCATCTAAAGCAAAGGCTATCGATCTTCAAGATTTGATTTTTGAATCCCAGTTTTACGGTATCGAATCGCTTCTTGTCAATTCGCTATCGAACCCGTCTCAGTTCGAAGCGTTCAACCTTGAGAAATCCAAGATTTTGTCCCTCAACGGCCGCGACTCGCCGTCGGCGATCGCTACGACGCCGTTTGGTTCGGTACACGTCGTGCACGGTAGCAAAATCACGTCGTTCGACTGGTCGCTGAGGAAGAAATCTACGATCTTGACCCAGTTCACGGCCGTCGATTCGTTGCTGGCGATCTCGCCGTCGGTGGCGGCTGCCGGTGCCACGGATTTCTCGGGGCTCCAGATTCTCGATCTCGAAAGCGGGTTCGTGAGAGAGACTTTGAATTGGGAGAACGTGACGAGGTCTAGCTCGACCGTGCAAGCAATCGGGTCCTCGCCCGAGTGTCTCTTCGCTAGTTTCGAATCGGGTCGTCGGAATTCGAATTCTATAATGGTCTACGATTTGCAGACACTGTATCCGATCACGGAGATCGGTCACTCCGAGATTTACGGAGCAGAGCTCGATTCCGCAATCCCAGCGACGAAATTGAATTGGGTTTCCGGTAGCAATTTGTTAATGGCATCCGGGTCTCACAGTGGTCCTTCAGGTGTATTGGGCAACATCAAGTTCTGGGATATCAGGTCCGGAAATGTAGTTTGGGAGCTCAAGGAGAAAATTGATTGCTTTTCTGATGTTACAGTTTCAGATAGCTTGTCAACGATATTCAAGGTTGGTGTGAATTCAGGAGAAGTTTTCTTTGCAGATTTGAGAAATATAGGATCTGAGAATCCATGGGTTTGTCTTGGTGATGGAAGAAAAATGGCTAGTGGGAAGAAGGAAGGCATTGGGTGCAAGATTGAATGTCATGGAAACCAAGTGTTTTGTAGTAAAGGAGGGAATATAGAGTTATGGTCAGAGGTTCCCATGCGATCTATAAAGAGTACTGGTGATGGTTCTGAGGAAAGAATATTCAGGAAGAACATAATGGGGAAAGTGAAGGATATGGGTGGGTCAAGGATTACCAACTTGGCTTTTGGAGGGAACAAGATGTGTGTTACAAGGAAAGGACAGCAAAATGTGGAAATTTGGCAGAGTTCAATTAGGGGATTTTGA
- the LOC107429867 gene encoding uncharacterized protein LOC107429867, with protein MRGNNGESRAVNNTLETINAAASAIASAENRVPQATVQKRRWGSCLSLYWCFGSLKSRKRIGHAVLVPETIAAGPDAPRAENPTQAPANVLPFVAPPSSPASFLQSEPPSVTQSPAGVLSLTSISANMYSPGGPASIFAIGPYAHETQLVSPPVFSTFTTEPSTAPFTPPPESVHLTTPSSPEVPFAQLLDPHIRNCEAGQRFPLSHYEFQSYQLYPGSPVGQLISPRSGISGSGTSSPFPDGEFAPGGNHFLEFQPGNPPKLLDLDKLSNFDWGSRQGSGSLTPDGAGKSTTSDGFLLNTTCSIEVLPDPQPDNRSQNDGIVVNHRVSFEIPTEDGVRCVEKNPVVLSQAMSTSLKHAAIVENEEESCKEMNGYECRVGVTSNDEPEKAPADGALEEEEGRQHHHQKHRSITLGSIKEFNFDNADGRDSRKSDIGSDWWANEKVAGKEIGPTKNWSFFPMMQPGVS; from the exons ATGAGAGGCAACAATGGAGAGTCGAGAGCTGTTAACAACACTTTGGAGACTATAAACGCTGCTGCCTCTGCGATCGCCTCCGCTGAGAATCGTGTTCCTCAAGCTACAGTTcag AAGAGAAGGTGGGGCAGCTGCTTGAGTCTATATTGGTGCTTTGGATCACTTAAAAGCAGAAAGCGGATTGGGCATGCTGTCCTTGTCCCTGAAACAATAGCTGCTGGACCTGATGCTCCAAGAGCTGAAAATCCAACCCAAGCTCCTGCAAATGTACTTCCCTTTGTTGCGCCTCCCTCTTCCCCTGCATCTTTTCTTCAATCAGAACCTCCTTCAGTCACACAATCACCTGCTGGTGTATTGTCCCTTACTTCTATTTCTGCCAATATGTACTCCCCAGGTGGGCCTGCTTCGATTTTTGCTATTGGTCCATATGCACATGAAACCCAATTAGTCTCACCTCCCGTTTTCTCAACCTTCACAACTGAACCATCAACTGCTCCCTTCACTCCTCCTCCCGAATCTGTGCATTTGACTACACCTTCCTCACCTGAAGTTCCATTTGCTCAGTTGCTTGATCCTCATATTCGTAATTGTGAAGCTGGTCAGAGATTTCCCCTGTCCCACTATGAATTCCAATCCTATCAGCTTTACCCTGGAAGCCCGGTTGGTCAGCTCATATCACCACGCTCAGGTATCTCAGGTTCAGGTACATCTTCTCCTTTTCCCGATGGTGAGTTTGCTCCAGGTGGTAATCACTTCCTTGAGTTCCAACCAGGTAATCCTCCCAAGCTGTTAGACCTTGATAAACTCTCAAACTTTGATTGGGGTTCAAGACAAGGTTCTGGCTCTCTGACCCCAGATGGCGCTGGAAAGTCCACCACTAGCGATGGATTTCTTCTTAATACCACCTGCAGTATTGAGGTTTTACCAGACCCTCAACCAGACAACAGATCCCAAAATGATGGAATTGTTGTTAACCACAGAGTCTCATTTGAGATACCTACAGAAGATGGTGTAAGATGTGTGGAAAAGAATCCAGTGGTATTGTCTCAGGCCATGTCAACATCATTAAAGCACGCAGCCATagtagaaaatgaagaagaaagttGCAAAGAAATGAATGGTTACGAGTGTCGTGTCGGTGTGACATCCAATGATGAACCAGAAAAAGCTCCAGCAGATGGAGCGCTGGAAGAGGAGGAGGGACGGCAGCACCACCACCAGAAGCATCGGTCGATCACTCTCGGTTCTATCAAAGAGTTCAATTTTGACAATGCAGATGGCAGAGATTCTCGCAAGTCAGATATTGGTTCAGACTGGTGGGCCAATGAGAAGGTTGCTGGGAAGGAGATAGGACCCACTAAGAATTGGTCTTTCTTCCCTATGATGCAGCCAGGTGTCAGTTAA